A window from Plodia interpunctella isolate USDA-ARS_2022_Savannah chromosome 2, ilPloInte3.2, whole genome shotgun sequence encodes these proteins:
- the LOC128678026 gene encoding tyrosine-protein kinase Drl-like produces the protein MKWLLGLLFMPLCVAHLNVYLSSEEVWRLLGLTAELYYVRDGQINYYALNFVVPVPATIEELHFTWQSLTRRPLPYTLHVDVVSHSEAMHTPSPNISREGFVPTEPQTWRVDLPCTHMVAAEVDVTISLNVSTGSSSTVLHFRRKKICLKDSRRPAVRVDSVPHAPTSADIFYAGAGCAGGVLLLAAVAAAACRARARKLRRARSDEQDAHAFLPDSSCKSAASYTSYRRPTSLPAAAAEERARDLQQRIAELTIQRCRVRLRSVAMEGTFGRVYRGTYADEEAREQEVLVKTVAEHASQVQVSLLLQEGCMLYGLHHDRVLSVLGVSIEDQTAPFLLYPWNATWRNLKQFLLACRGIGLGGAAGGAPPPPLTTQHVVRMALHALDGLAYLHSQHVLHKDIAARNCIVDENLRVMIADNALSRDLFPADYHCLGDNENRPIKWLALESLTKRQFSPAADVWALGVLLWELTTLAHQPYAEVDPFEVAAYLRDGYRLQQPANCPDELFAVMAYCWAMSPDDRPTLPQLQIFLRDFHTQLTRFV, from the exons GTCTAACAGCGGAACTCTACTACGTGAGAGATGGTCAGATCAATTACTACGCCCTGAACTTTGTGGTGCCTGTACCAGCCACCATAGAGGAGTTGCATTTCACGTGGCAGAGTCTCACTAGAAGACCG TTACCATATACGCTGCATGTTGACGTAGTGTCGCATTCAGAAGCCATGCACACACCTTCTCCAAACATTTCACGGGAAGGTTTCGTGCCTACGGAGCCACAGACATGGCGGGTTGACCTGCCTTGTACCCATATGGTTGCCGCCGAAGTAGATGTAACAATATCCCTCAACGTGTCCACTGGGTCCTCGTCCACTGTGCTACATTTCCGAAGAAAGAAAATCTGCCTTAAAGACTCCAGAAGACCTGCTGTGAGAGTTGACAGCGTTCCTCATGCACCAACATCAGCAGATATATTCTACGCGGGAGCCGGTTGTGCTGGCGGCGTGCTTCTGCTAGCAGCTGTGGCTGCGGCGGCCTGTCGCGCTCGAGCGAGGAAGCTCCGTCGCGCTCGCAGTGACGAGCAAGATGCCCACGCATTTTTACCAGATTCTTCCTGCAAGTCCGCCGCCAGTTATACCAGCTACCGTCGCCCGACTTCTCTCCCGGCTGCTGCAGCAGAAGAGAGAGCGAGAGATCTGCAGCAGAGGATCGCTGAATTGACGATACAGAGGTGTCGTGTCAGACTACGCTCTGTCGCCATGGAGGGAACCTTTGGAAGGGTTTACAGAGGAACTTATGCAGATGAGGAGGCAAGGGAGCAAGAAGTGCTCGTTAAAACTGTTGCTGAACATGCATCTCAAGTGCAG GTATCATTACTACTCCAAGAGGGCTGTATGCTTTATGGATTGCACCACGATCGAGTTTTGTCGGTTCTTGGAGTGAGCATCGAGGACCAAACTGCCCCCTTCCTATTGTATCCTTGGAACGCCACCTGGAGAAACCTAAAGCAGTTCCTCTTGGCCTGCCGGGGAATTGGTTTGGGTGGGGCCGCTGGAGGTGCCCCGCCCCCTCCATTGACGACACAACACGTGGTCCGAATGGCCCTTCATGCCTTAGATGGCTTGGCGTATCTTCACTCACAGCACGTATTACATAAAGACATAGCTGCGAGAAATTGCAT AGTGGACGAGAACCTCAGAGTGATGATCGCAGACAATGCGTTATCGAGGGATCTTTTCCCAGCGGATTACCACTGCCTTGGGGACAACGAGAATCGGCCAATCAAATGGCTGGCCTTGGAGTCGCTGACGAAGAGGCAGTTCAGCCCAGCGGCGGACGTGTGGGCTCTCGGAGTGTTGCTGTGGGAGCTGACGACGCTTGCACATCAGCCATACGCGGAAGTGGACCCGTTCGAAGTCGCCGCTTACTTGCGGGACGGGTACAGATTGCAGCAGCCCGCGAACTGCCCTGATGAATT ATTTGCCGTGATGGCGTACTGCTGGGCGATGTCGCCGGACGACCGGCCAACGCTGCCGCAACTCCAGATATTCCTACGGGACTTCCACACGCAACTCACCAGATTCGTCTAA